A stretch of the uncultured Desulfobacter sp. genome encodes the following:
- a CDS encoding helix-turn-helix transcriptional regulator: MLSNFQKAKIFDALNELYQTINYTSDFSDFFQILESVIKTLFPVDWMGIYTINQSGDAYNVVTNPSVPFDWNEKYGEILPYDEFRIQTAREPVGGACIFSFEDYLVSDEGSYCYEVIKKYTDTSHFLALHTIKTNTVDSGIAFYRIDEHFEFTENDRELIVSLSPFLVSMSNTLRLYTESDLKRITLETFCRCKKNLYLCLDDTLNPIDLPQETQIFFKRNFTRGVWKNIPEEIWFWIKKVVAPMGNVIPGSGPWKTRCTLDEMELVITAHAVITEHQKTVLVLFLKPHGNKQDFNILVKDGLTPKEIETLSYLPLGYSNRQIAQAMTIAEVTVKKHLKNASKKLNAYGKTETLFNAITRKTFLEEIID; this comes from the coding sequence ATGCTTTCAAATTTCCAAAAGGCAAAAATTTTTGATGCCCTCAATGAACTTTACCAGACCATTAATTATACAAGTGATTTCAGTGATTTTTTCCAAATACTTGAATCCGTTATAAAGACTTTGTTTCCTGTGGACTGGATGGGGATCTATACTATCAACCAGTCAGGAGATGCATATAATGTTGTCACAAACCCAAGCGTCCCTTTTGATTGGAATGAAAAATATGGGGAAATCTTACCCTATGATGAATTCAGAATACAAACAGCCAGAGAGCCTGTCGGTGGTGCATGTATCTTTTCTTTTGAGGATTATTTAGTTAGCGATGAGGGCTCCTATTGTTATGAGGTAATAAAAAAATATACAGACACTTCTCATTTTTTGGCCCTTCACACTATTAAAACAAATACAGTGGACTCTGGTATTGCTTTTTACAGAATCGATGAGCATTTCGAATTTACCGAAAACGATAGGGAACTTATTGTTTCCTTGAGCCCATTTTTAGTTTCCATGTCTAATACTCTCAGGCTTTACACAGAATCCGATCTTAAACGAATAACTCTGGAAACATTTTGCAGATGCAAAAAAAACCTTTACCTCTGCTTAGACGATACCCTGAATCCAATTGATCTGCCCCAGGAAACTCAAATTTTTTTCAAACGGAATTTTACTCGGGGTGTATGGAAAAATATCCCAGAAGAAATTTGGTTCTGGATCAAAAAGGTTGTTGCTCCTATGGGTAACGTAATACCGGGTAGTGGCCCATGGAAAACCCGATGCACACTTGATGAAATGGAGCTTGTGATAACAGCCCACGCTGTAATCACTGAGCATCAAAAAACAGTTCTTGTATTGTTCTTAAAACCTCATGGAAACAAACAGGATTTCAATATTCTGGTAAAAGATGGCTTAACCCCCAAAGAGATAGAGACTCTTTCCTACCTTCCTCTTGGCTATTCAAACCGTCAGATTGCCCAAGCCATGACCATAGCTGAAGTCACCGTAAAAAAGCATTTAAAGAATGCATCAAAAAAACTTAACGCCTATGGAAAAACAGAAACTCTTTTCAATGCCATTACCCGTAAAACATTCCTTGAAGAAATAATTGATTAA
- a CDS encoding DUF6880 family protein, which produces MTDSRKQKLIDLGPHALADALLNLAVHSDEADDLIEQLIATPKENVQRFKKKLSGLKHSNRFIDWRGASNFARELEMLLQDLKSGVDDPLTGIELVAAFYEADNTIFEMCDDSSGNIGDIFRYDAQELFVDYASRCKDKEKIADIILKVNKTDNYGIRDALIDCAGVCLPEDVIRTMITTLQQWADKEKDEYGKRRHLSLIELLARQIKDEKLFEKTRIASWGKLSTAALIDIARVYLESTDVQTAHSWLKKIPEGETI; this is translated from the coding sequence ATGACTGATTCCCGCAAACAAAAACTGATCGATCTGGGGCCGCACGCCCTTGCAGATGCCTTATTGAATCTTGCAGTCCATTCCGATGAGGCGGATGACCTGATTGAACAGCTGATTGCCACCCCAAAGGAAAATGTTCAACGATTTAAGAAGAAGCTTTCCGGCCTGAAACATTCAAATCGCTTTATTGACTGGCGGGGAGCCTCCAATTTTGCCCGAGAACTGGAAATGCTGCTGCAGGATTTAAAATCCGGTGTGGATGATCCACTCACCGGCATTGAACTTGTCGCAGCATTTTACGAGGCTGACAACACCATTTTTGAGATGTGCGATGACTCCAGCGGAAATATTGGAGATATTTTCCGCTATGATGCTCAAGAACTGTTTGTGGACTATGCCTCACGCTGTAAAGACAAAGAAAAAATTGCGGACATCATTCTTAAGGTAAATAAAACGGACAATTACGGCATCCGGGACGCTTTGATTGATTGTGCAGGGGTGTGCCTGCCTGAGGATGTTATCCGAACGATGATTACAACGCTTCAGCAATGGGCGGACAAAGAAAAAGATGAATACGGCAAACGTCGTCACCTGAGCCTGATCGAATTACTGGCCCGCCAGATCAAGGATGAAAAGCTGTTTGAAAAGACGCGCATCGCTTCATGGGGAAAGCTGTCCACAGCGGCGCTGATTGACATTGCCCGGGTATACCTTGAAAGCACAGATGTTCAAACCGCCCATTCCTGGCTGAAGAAAATTCCGGAAGGTGAAACCATTTAA
- a CDS encoding plasmid pRiA4b ORF-3 family protein gives MNERFYLLKIQLLDIGPAIWRRFVVPASITLDRLHDVIQIVMGWTDSHLYEFTIGKKRYTEYPESKEDGLVCGRYRLGDLIKQKGRTFGYLYDFGDSWEHELVLEESRYFNPELRTVLACLEGERACPPEDVGGVPGYFEFCNALKDPSHEAHEGYMEWSGGDYDSNRFDSGSINWELMKYLRWSRDRYQNWGGVE, from the coding sequence ATGAACGAACGATTTTATCTTCTGAAAATACAACTGCTTGATATCGGACCTGCAATCTGGCGTCGTTTTGTGGTGCCCGCCAGCATTACGCTGGACCGGCTCCACGATGTTATCCAGATTGTCATGGGTTGGACCGACAGCCATCTGTACGAATTCACCATCGGTAAAAAACGATACACGGAATACCCGGAATCGAAAGAAGACGGGCTGGTATGCGGCAGATACCGTCTTGGAGATCTGATCAAACAGAAAGGCCGCACCTTTGGTTATCTGTATGATTTCGGGGATAGCTGGGAGCATGAACTTGTTTTGGAGGAAAGCCGCTATTTCAATCCGGAACTGAGAACGGTGCTGGCCTGTCTTGAAGGCGAACGCGCCTGCCCTCCTGAAGATGTGGGCGGCGTGCCCGGCTACTTTGAATTCTGCAACGCCCTGAAGGACCCGAGCCATGAAGCGCACGAAGGTTACATGGAATGGTCCGGTGGCGATTACGACAGTAATCGGTTTGATTCCGGTTCTATCAACTGGGAGTTGATGAAATACCTCCGTTGGTCCCGGGACAGGTATCAAAACTGGGGCGGCGTTGAATGA
- a CDS encoding double-cubane-cluster-containing anaerobic reductase, protein MTPELAAKLQQITEQNIMDIEAHKQQGKSVVGFYCLYGPTELAVAADAIPLPLCGTRQDPIEAAEQTLPRNLCPLIKSSYGFAATGTCPFFKFSDMIVADTTCDGKKKMFEIMGKMKHVHVLQLPQQQNTDLFLDPWIMELEQLRQVIGSQAGIPITDERLRAAISLMNREREAKKALMDVAAVKPSPISGTQMLEILFKTGFFADKEKGIDLIHEITEACLQKAENQESPFTADTPRILLTGVPVGLGSDKVVKILENSGANVVAFENCSGYKQAFRVDEDQEPIKALAEQYLAIPCSVMSPNPGREELLTRMVKTFKVDGVVDLTWQACHTYNVEAFQIRKLAEQAFNLPYLHLETDYSESDTEQLRVRIEAFLEMI, encoded by the coding sequence ATGACACCGGAACTTGCTGCAAAGCTTCAGCAGATTACTGAACAGAATATAATGGATATCGAAGCACACAAACAACAGGGCAAGTCCGTGGTGGGGTTCTATTGCCTGTACGGTCCCACGGAGCTTGCCGTGGCCGCCGACGCCATTCCCCTGCCTTTATGTGGTACCCGGCAGGATCCCATTGAAGCGGCAGAACAGACATTGCCCAGGAACCTGTGCCCCCTGATAAAAAGCAGTTACGGGTTTGCCGCTACCGGCACCTGTCCGTTTTTTAAATTCTCGGATATGATCGTGGCCGACACCACCTGTGACGGAAAAAAGAAAATGTTCGAAATCATGGGCAAAATGAAGCATGTTCATGTACTCCAGCTTCCCCAGCAGCAGAACACAGATCTTTTTTTAGATCCCTGGATTATGGAATTAGAGCAGTTGCGGCAGGTGATCGGAAGTCAGGCCGGGATTCCCATTACCGATGAACGCCTTAGGGCCGCTATCTCCCTGATGAACCGGGAACGTGAGGCCAAAAAGGCGCTCATGGATGTGGCTGCCGTCAAGCCGTCGCCCATCAGCGGCACCCAGATGCTTGAAATTTTGTTTAAAACAGGCTTTTTTGCAGACAAGGAAAAGGGTATTGACCTGATCCATGAAATTACCGAGGCCTGCCTGCAAAAGGCGGAAAACCAGGAAAGCCCCTTTACAGCGGATACGCCCAGAATCCTTTTGACCGGCGTACCTGTGGGGTTGGGCTCGGATAAAGTGGTAAAAATCCTTGAAAATTCCGGGGCCAATGTGGTGGCCTTTGAAAACTGCAGCGGGTATAAGCAAGCCTTCCGGGTGGATGAGGACCAAGAGCCCATCAAAGCCCTTGCTGAGCAGTATCTTGCCATTCCATGCTCGGTCATGAGTCCCAACCCGGGGCGTGAAGAACTTCTTACCCGCATGGTGAAAACGTTCAAGGTGGACGGGGTTGTGGATCTCACCTGGCAGGCCTGTCACACCTATAATGTTGAAGCATTCCAGATCCGGAAACTTGCCGAGCAGGCCTTTAATCTGCCCTATCTACATTTGGAAACCGATTATTCTGAATCAGATACGGAACAACTCCGGGTGCGGATCGAAGCATTTCTTGAAATGATTTGA
- a CDS encoding efflux transporter outer membrane subunit, protein MAIRIITSAVAGLMLFTAGCSFIPEYSQPEMPVADAWPDKDLKADVGAGPAAADIVYQDYFTSKTLQQIIAMALENNRDLRVALLNIEQARAAYRIEKADELPVIAGSTGVSRQGIAEDNSSLGNAYTTDTTMTAGLGVTAYELDLFGRVRSMSQSALESYLATQEAASSTRIALVAQTADAYVTLLAQRKLLQLAQETYNAQKVTYDVIKTQYDAGSTDQLALAQAATSTQSAKASIYQYKRLAAQAENALVYLAGSGVYDLIKTTECIDDIGFLTQLPAGIPSRILLTRPDIQAAEHQLKAANADIGAARAAMYPTISLTGSLGFAAQGLSYLFDPSRSLSWAFSPNLSIPIFNREGLKASLEVANVSEKIAAAQYEGAIQTAFKEVADQLVARKHYKGQLDAQNALVAATRKAYDLSKARYDNGVDDFLTVLDSQRSLFSAEQGAIVLKQSYLSNLINLYKVMGGGKMDTSEIN, encoded by the coding sequence ATGGCAATTAGAATAATTACGTCAGCTGTTGCCGGTCTGATGCTTTTTACTGCCGGCTGTTCCTTTATTCCGGAATACAGTCAGCCGGAAATGCCGGTGGCAGATGCCTGGCCGGACAAAGACCTCAAAGCAGATGTCGGCGCAGGTCCGGCCGCAGCCGATATTGTGTATCAGGATTACTTTACCTCCAAGACCTTGCAGCAGATCATTGCCATGGCCCTGGAAAATAACCGGGATCTGAGGGTGGCCCTGCTTAATATTGAACAGGCAAGGGCGGCGTATCGTATTGAAAAAGCCGATGAACTGCCCGTCATTGCGGGCAGCACCGGTGTAAGCCGTCAGGGGATTGCCGAAGACAACAGTAGTTTGGGCAACGCATATACTACAGATACAACCATGACTGCGGGACTGGGTGTTACGGCGTATGAACTTGATCTTTTCGGCCGGGTCCGAAGCATGAGCCAAAGTGCCCTTGAATCTTATCTTGCCACCCAGGAAGCGGCGTCAAGCACCCGCATTGCCCTGGTGGCCCAGACCGCAGATGCTTATGTTACCCTTTTGGCCCAAAGAAAACTGCTGCAGCTTGCCCAGGAAACATACAACGCACAGAAAGTCACCTATGATGTAATCAAAACCCAGTATGATGCCGGTTCCACAGACCAGCTTGCCCTGGCTCAGGCGGCCACATCCACCCAAAGCGCCAAAGCCTCCATTTACCAATACAAACGACTGGCGGCCCAGGCGGAAAACGCTTTGGTCTACCTTGCAGGTTCCGGGGTATATGATCTTATCAAAACAACTGAATGCATTGACGACATCGGCTTTTTGACACAGCTGCCGGCGGGAATTCCCTCCCGGATTCTTTTGACCAGACCGGATATCCAGGCGGCCGAGCATCAGTTGAAGGCGGCCAATGCAGACATCGGTGCGGCCCGGGCAGCCATGTATCCCACCATCAGCCTGACCGGTTCTTTGGGATTTGCCGCCCAGGGGCTTTCATATCTGTTTGATCCGTCCAGAAGTCTCTCCTGGGCATTTTCTCCCAATTTGAGCATCCCCATTTTTAATCGAGAAGGCCTTAAGGCAAGCCTGGAGGTTGCGAATGTCAGCGAGAAAATTGCGGCAGCCCAGTATGAAGGGGCAATTCAAACCGCGTTCAAAGAAGTGGCAGACCAGCTGGTGGCACGCAAACACTATAAAGGTCAGCTGGATGCCCAGAATGCACTGGTTGCTGCTACCCGGAAAGCTTATGATCTGTCCAAGGCCAGGTATGACAACGGTGTAGATGATTTTCTCACGGTTCTGGATTCCCAGCGTTCGCTGTTCAGCGCAGAGCAGGGTGCCATTGTCCTGAAACAGTCTTACTTAAGCAACCTGATTAACCTATACAAGGTTATGGGCGGCGGAAAAATGGATACGTCTGAAATTAATTAG
- a CDS encoding efflux RND transporter permease subunit has translation MSRFFIDRPIFAWVIAIVIMLSGLFAVLTLPVEQYPKIAPPSITISTMYPGASAQVVEDSVTQVIEQALTGIDYLRYFSSSSESSGQLTISLTFEPEADPDIAQVQVQNKISKVESLLPQEVQQQGLTVQKASDSFLLLVGLYSEDGTYKDDDLSDYLKSNMADPVSRVQGVGDLTVFGSQYAMRIWVNPEKLNAFNLMPSDVVSAIQARNADVSSGQLGGAPAIQGQQINAVVTAQSKLQTIEDFEKILVKVNPDGSQVRVKDVAKVEKGPERYGFNTRYNRNPAAAMAISLATGANALDTAERVKDKVKELSQFLPPGLEVIFPYDTTPFVRLSIEEVVKTLIEAIVLVFLVMYLFLQSFRATLIPTIAVPVVLLGTFGVLSAFGFSINTLSMFAMVLAIGLLVDDAIVVVENVERVMSETGKPPKEATRESMDQITGALVGIAMVLSAVFIPMAFFSGSTGAIYRQFSLTLVSAMALSVLVALVLTPALCSTLLKPVKKGHHEHKRGFFAWFNKGFDLSKAMYKSSVRYAATRAVRFLIVYALIIVGLIYIFKGIPTGFLPDEDQGMMMTIISAPPGATMERTQKAVNQVEDYFLDQEKGNVKGLFTVVGYSHSGRGQNVAMGFMNLTDWSLRHRPDQKAAAIAGRAMASMFSIKDASVYAFIPPAILALGDATGFDFELVDRGGLGHTALMNARNQMLGMAAQNPKLVGVRPNGLSDVPQYKLNIDYEKAEALGVTTANITNVLQTAWGSSYVNDFMDGNRLKKVYIQGDAGSRMLPEDINRWHVRNNQGTMVPFSSFTYGEWTYGSPRLERYNGTSSVEILGAQAPGVSSGEAMAIVEEMAQKLPKGIFLEWTGLSYEERMAGSQSGMLYSISLLFVFLCLAALYESWSIPFSVMLIVPLGIIGSVVATSWAGLSNDVYFQIALLTTVGLAAKNAILIVEFAKSLYESGTELVQSAVIAAELRLRPILMTSFAFILGVTPLAISDGAGSASQNAIGIGVIGGMLAATTLAIIFVPLFFILIERGGEKKKQAEIGQGE, from the coding sequence ATGTCTCGTTTTTTTATAGATCGGCCCATATTTGCATGGGTTATTGCAATTGTCATCATGCTGTCCGGGCTATTTGCCGTGCTCACCCTGCCGGTGGAACAATATCCAAAGATTGCCCCGCCCAGCATTACCATTTCAACCATGTATCCCGGTGCCTCGGCCCAGGTGGTGGAAGACAGTGTCACCCAGGTCATTGAGCAGGCCCTGACCGGCATTGATTATTTAAGATATTTCTCCTCATCCAGTGAATCAAGCGGTCAGCTGACCATCAGCCTGACCTTTGAACCGGAAGCGGATCCGGATATCGCCCAGGTTCAGGTTCAAAATAAAATATCAAAAGTGGAAAGTCTGCTGCCCCAGGAAGTCCAGCAGCAGGGCCTGACCGTTCAGAAGGCCTCTGACAGCTTTCTTTTGTTAGTCGGATTGTACTCCGAAGACGGTACCTATAAGGATGATGATCTCTCCGATTACCTTAAATCCAACATGGCCGACCCGGTTTCCCGTGTACAGGGGGTGGGCGATTTAACCGTGTTCGGTTCCCAGTACGCCATGCGCATATGGGTAAATCCGGAAAAACTCAACGCGTTTAACCTGATGCCCTCGGATGTTGTTTCAGCCATCCAGGCTCGGAACGCCGATGTCTCATCCGGGCAGCTTGGCGGCGCTCCGGCGATCCAAGGCCAGCAGATCAATGCCGTTGTAACGGCCCAGTCCAAACTGCAAACCATAGAAGATTTTGAAAAGATTTTGGTCAAGGTCAACCCGGATGGATCACAGGTCCGGGTAAAGGATGTGGCTAAGGTTGAAAAGGGACCTGAAAGATATGGGTTCAACACCCGATATAACCGGAATCCTGCCGCAGCCATGGCCATCAGTCTTGCAACAGGGGCCAATGCCCTTGATACGGCCGAACGGGTTAAGGATAAAGTAAAGGAATTAAGCCAGTTCCTGCCGCCCGGACTGGAAGTGATTTTTCCCTACGATACCACACCCTTTGTCCGGCTCTCCATCGAAGAGGTTGTCAAGACGCTGATCGAAGCCATTGTGTTAGTCTTCCTGGTTATGTATCTGTTTTTGCAAAGCTTTCGGGCAACGTTGATCCCAACCATTGCGGTGCCGGTGGTATTGCTCGGCACCTTTGGTGTGTTGTCGGCCTTCGGGTTCAGTATAAATACCTTGTCCATGTTTGCCATGGTACTTGCCATCGGCCTTCTGGTGGATGATGCCATTGTTGTGGTGGAAAACGTGGAACGGGTGATGTCCGAAACCGGTAAACCGCCCAAGGAAGCCACCCGGGAGTCCATGGATCAGATCACCGGCGCCCTTGTGGGTATTGCCATGGTGCTGTCTGCGGTGTTTATTCCCATGGCGTTTTTCTCCGGCTCCACCGGTGCCATCTACCGTCAGTTTTCATTGACCCTGGTATCGGCAATGGCGCTTTCAGTGCTTGTGGCCCTGGTTTTGACCCCTGCGCTTTGTTCCACACTGCTTAAACCTGTGAAAAAGGGGCACCATGAACATAAACGCGGCTTTTTCGCCTGGTTCAACAAAGGCTTTGACCTCAGCAAGGCCATGTACAAATCCAGTGTCAGGTATGCAGCCACCCGGGCGGTAAGATTTTTAATTGTTTATGCGCTGATTATTGTGGGACTGATCTACATTTTTAAAGGCATTCCCACAGGATTTTTGCCCGACGAAGATCAGGGCATGATGATGACCATCATCTCCGCCCCGCCGGGTGCGACCATGGAACGAACCCAGAAGGCCGTAAATCAGGTGGAAGACTACTTTTTGGACCAGGAGAAGGGCAATGTAAAAGGTCTGTTTACGGTGGTCGGCTACAGCCATTCCGGCCGTGGCCAGAATGTGGCCATGGGTTTTATGAACCTTACGGATTGGTCATTGCGTCATCGGCCTGACCAGAAAGCCGCCGCAATCGCAGGCCGGGCCATGGCTAGTATGTTCAGCATTAAGGACGCATCCGTGTATGCCTTTATTCCTCCGGCCATTTTGGCCCTGGGCGATGCCACAGGTTTTGACTTTGAATTGGTGGATCGTGGCGGCTTAGGCCATACTGCATTAATGAACGCTAGAAATCAGATGCTGGGTATGGCTGCCCAGAATCCGAAACTGGTCGGTGTCCGCCCCAACGGATTGTCTGATGTGCCGCAGTATAAGTTGAACATTGATTATGAAAAGGCCGAAGCCTTGGGCGTGACCACGGCCAATATCACAAATGTCCTCCAGACGGCCTGGGGCTCATCCTATGTTAATGATTTCATGGACGGCAACCGGCTTAAAAAGGTATATATTCAAGGAGATGCCGGCTCGCGCATGCTGCCCGAAGATATCAATAGATGGCATGTGCGGAATAACCAAGGCACCATGGTGCCGTTTTCATCATTCACTTATGGAGAGTGGACCTATGGATCACCCAGATTGGAACGGTATAATGGTACTTCCTCGGTGGAGATATTAGGCGCACAGGCGCCTGGGGTCTCCTCGGGTGAAGCCATGGCCATTGTTGAGGAGATGGCTCAGAAACTACCCAAAGGGATTTTCCTGGAATGGACCGGTCTGTCCTATGAAGAGCGGATGGCCGGCTCCCAGAGCGGCATGCTCTATTCCATCTCCCTTTTGTTTGTATTCCTGTGTCTGGCCGCCCTTTACGAATCCTGGTCCATCCCGTTTTCGGTGATGCTGATTGTTCCTTTGGGAATTATCGGTTCTGTGGTTGCCACAAGCTGGGCAGGATTAAGCAATGATGTCTATTTTCAGATCGCCTTGCTTACCACGGTAGGCCTTGCGGCCAAAAATGCCATTCTGATTGTTGAGTTTGCAAAAAGTCTATACGAAAGCGGGACTGAACTGGTTCAATCGGCCGTCATTGCCGCAGAGCTCAGGTTGCGACCCATTCTGATGACCTCCTTTGCGTTTATTTTGGGTGTGACACCTTTGGCCATATCCGATGGTGCCGGTTCTGCCAGCCAGAACGCCATCGGCATCGGCGTTATCGGCGGCATGCTGGCGGCTACAACCCTGGCGATTATCTTTGTCCCTCTCTTTTTCATCCTCATCGAACGGGGCGGTGAAAAGAAAAAACAGGCCGAAATCGGCCAAGGAGAATAA